A genomic window from Leptospira broomii serovar Hurstbridge str. 5399 includes:
- the ompL47 gene encoding multi-beta-barrel domain surface protein OmpL47 — MTGASPIRFIAICLLIVSTAAFAQNTDDEPERQTAPKSQTQPSTKSSGGSGKNTSKSDGAASGKKADSEERAGTIPDIYVNSKIKFELTSSDDASKVDFVEYRIGEEEYVTYTAPIFIAKEGLVKVSYRGVDKVGNKENPKTLLVLVDNTPPNLKINPSQTVFSARDQSYAPKDTTYTIAATDNLAGVKEVKFSVNGGEFKTYDNQPIRLDKLGVNTLKYFGTDKSNNTSQEGIFVVTVDFEKPTVMIAETIPLVSVESKLYTKKGNSFSLKGNDTFSGIKQLLIKLDGAAEWTVYKDAFTVTAPGQHTIEAKSVDNVGNESEVQKLTFILDLTPPETKIRQVDSKSESANPSNAKPAGK, encoded by the coding sequence ATGACGGGTGCATCCCCAATCCGATTTATTGCCATTTGCCTACTTATCGTTTCAACTGCGGCCTTCGCTCAGAATACGGATGACGAGCCCGAACGACAAACAGCACCTAAATCGCAAACCCAACCTTCGACGAAATCCTCCGGCGGATCCGGTAAGAATACGTCCAAATCCGACGGAGCTGCTTCCGGGAAAAAAGCCGACTCAGAAGAAAGAGCAGGTACTATTCCTGATATTTACGTTAATTCAAAGATTAAATTCGAACTAACATCTTCCGATGACGCATCTAAAGTCGACTTTGTCGAATATCGAATTGGGGAGGAAGAATACGTTACTTATACAGCTCCTATATTCATTGCTAAGGAAGGGCTTGTGAAGGTAAGTTATAGAGGGGTTGATAAGGTAGGAAATAAGGAGAATCCTAAAACTCTGCTAGTTCTAGTCGATAACACTCCTCCGAATCTCAAAATAAATCCGAGTCAAACTGTCTTTTCCGCTAGAGACCAAAGCTACGCTCCTAAGGATACTACTTATACCATCGCGGCGACGGACAATCTTGCCGGCGTAAAGGAAGTTAAATTCTCCGTAAATGGAGGGGAATTTAAAACGTACGATAATCAACCGATTCGCTTGGATAAATTAGGGGTAAATACTCTTAAATATTTCGGTACTGATAAATCCAATAATACTTCTCAAGAAGGAATCTTCGTGGTGACGGTCGATTTTGAAAAACCCACCGTTATGATCGCTGAAACGATTCCATTAGTATCTGTAGAATCCAAATTATATACTAAAAAAGGAAATTCGTTTTCTTTGAAAGGGAATGATACGTTTTCCGGAATTAAGCAATTATTGATCAAGCTAGACGGAGCGGCGGAATGGACGGTTTATAAAGATGCTTTTACCGTAACGGCACCAGGTCAGCACACAATAGAAGCAAAATCGGTGGATAACGTCGGTAATGAAAGTGAAGTGCAAAAACTGACGTTTATTCTGGATCTAACTCCTCCTGAAACGAAAATTCGCCAGGTGGATTCAAAATCCGAATCGGCGAATCCATCCAACGCGAAACCCGCAGGAAAGTAA
- the lipA gene encoding lipoyl synthase encodes MNPLKKKPRTSFNIPAPEKPDWLKVRLPFRETGNSVSIVRELVEESKLHTVCESASCPNLNHCWSRKTATYMLAGDICTRRCAYCDVPFGKPLSLDSGEPLRVAESAKALALKHVVITSVNRDDLEDGGARHYKETVELIRQRLPDCKIELLVPDFKAKEENLSIIYSSKPDIFNHNLETVKRLFPKIAPAKKYDRSLQVLRHASANGFLTKSGLILGLGETLEEVREALGDLRNSGVKMVTLGQYLQPTASHHPVKEYVHPDIFKDLKEYGKGLGFLSVFSGPLVRSSYHADEQVPWNEN; translated from the coding sequence GTGAACCCGCTCAAGAAAAAACCTAGAACTTCGTTCAATATTCCCGCTCCGGAAAAACCGGATTGGCTAAAGGTTCGGCTTCCTTTTCGAGAAACAGGTAATTCCGTTTCAATAGTTCGAGAACTTGTAGAAGAAAGTAAATTACATACGGTTTGTGAAAGTGCTTCCTGTCCTAATTTAAATCATTGTTGGTCCAGGAAAACTGCGACGTATATGCTTGCCGGAGATATTTGCACTCGACGTTGCGCCTATTGTGATGTTCCGTTTGGCAAGCCTCTTTCACTCGACTCTGGAGAGCCTCTGAGAGTTGCGGAGTCAGCTAAAGCTCTCGCTTTAAAACATGTGGTGATTACGTCAGTAAACCGGGATGATTTGGAAGATGGCGGAGCCCGTCATTATAAGGAAACGGTGGAACTAATCCGCCAAAGGCTACCCGATTGCAAGATAGAACTCCTAGTGCCGGATTTTAAAGCCAAAGAAGAAAACCTATCGATAATTTATTCAAGTAAGCCTGATATTTTTAATCATAACTTGGAAACCGTTAAGCGTTTATTTCCGAAAATCGCACCCGCCAAAAAATACGATCGTTCCCTACAAGTACTAAGACACGCTTCCGCTAATGGGTTCCTTACGAAGAGCGGATTGATTTTAGGATTAGGGGAAACTTTAGAAGAGGTCAGAGAAGCCCTCGGAGATTTGCGAAATTCCGGGGTTAAGATGGTGACTCTCGGACAATACTTGCAACCTACAGCTTCGCATCATCCCGTAAAGGAGTATGTGCATCCCGACATTTTTAAGGATTTAAAAGAGTATGGAAAAGGCCTAGGTTTTTTATCCGTCTTCTCCGGTCCGTTAGTCAGAAGTTCCTATCATGCTGACGAGCAAGTACCTTGGAACGAAAATTAA
- a CDS encoding pseudouridine synthase — MGKKERGQKSELSEERDGIRINRFLADCGFGSRRKVEELILNGKVSLNGKSVQDLSTRIRPGKDEVFVGNKKAIPKKGTVFVALNKPPGYLCSHGDRFHNHTVFELLPSKYGQLAIAGRLDLDSRGLLLLSDDGELVHQVSHPSHSSEKEYEVSLHDSISVSETVRRFREGIMDEGEILKAESILSESKGPEASRFRIILRQGRKRQIRRMFSALGGRVMDLQRVRIGNLRLKELGIREGEYTLLDPQKWRP, encoded by the coding sequence TTGGGAAAAAAAGAGAGAGGGCAAAAATCGGAACTTTCGGAAGAACGGGATGGGATAAGAATCAATCGGTTCCTTGCCGATTGCGGTTTTGGCTCTAGACGAAAAGTGGAAGAATTGATTCTGAATGGAAAAGTTTCCTTAAACGGAAAATCGGTTCAAGATCTAAGTACTCGTATTCGTCCGGGGAAGGACGAAGTTTTTGTAGGGAACAAAAAGGCGATTCCTAAGAAGGGAACCGTTTTCGTCGCTCTCAATAAACCGCCAGGTTATCTTTGTTCCCACGGGGATCGATTTCATAATCATACCGTCTTTGAATTATTGCCGAGCAAGTACGGACAGCTAGCAATTGCGGGTCGTTTAGATTTGGATTCGAGAGGTCTACTATTACTTTCCGACGACGGCGAACTAGTTCACCAAGTAAGCCATCCTTCTCATTCTTCCGAAAAGGAATATGAAGTATCTTTGCACGACTCCATTTCGGTAAGCGAAACGGTGCGTAGATTTCGAGAAGGAATTATGGACGAGGGAGAAATCCTGAAAGCAGAATCTATCCTTTCGGAATCAAAAGGTCCGGAGGCCTCCCGATTTCGAATCATTCTCCGTCAGGGGAGAAAGAGACAGATTAGAAGAATGTTCTCCGCATTGGGAGGAAGGGTGATGGACCTACAACGTGTGAGAATCGGAAATTTACGATTGAAAGAACTAGGGATTCGGGAAGGGGAATACACTCTCCTGGATCCTCAAAAATGGAGACCATGA
- a CDS encoding MBOAT family O-acyltransferase: MNFTSLEFLFFFGFVFLIYWNLPDRLKKYFLVLASSVFYAFGSWPFLFHLWSVILVNWIFIRFFLKKNWFLPVSIGFNVLNLAFFKYFYFLTDLVGVALGMRELQSKASLDILVSKALGWAGFEVILPLTISYYTFQLISLAVDKKKGSIPEEITISRISSYVLLFPVMIAGPILRFSDVSAQFNSPKMSRGDMVDGLWLVLFGLLKKSVLSVLMTGSIFPVFGEPAIFSGWALLRTIYFFAIYLYLDFSGLTDMARGLGRLLGFQLPQNFKAPFFMNGFGDFWRRWHLTFSFWIRDYLYIPLGGSRLGTFRTCINYLIAFGIGGLWHGANTNYLLWGLFTGAYLSIERVFKDSGIKLFPDIPYVKRIVTYLFVLHIYCISWILFFTPTVSTAFDAVGRILTWAPGQDFPNAEPCVFALAVAIFFHCTEEWPEKFRISDRIKAFTLPLAWILILLALPNGNADFFYGQF; this comes from the coding sequence ATGAACTTTACAAGCTTAGAATTCTTATTTTTCTTCGGCTTCGTTTTCCTTATCTATTGGAACCTTCCCGACCGATTAAAGAAATATTTTCTTGTTTTAGCCTCTTCCGTATTTTATGCCTTCGGCTCTTGGCCGTTCTTATTTCACCTCTGGTCTGTGATTCTCGTTAACTGGATATTCATTCGATTCTTTCTGAAGAAGAATTGGTTTTTACCGGTTTCTATCGGATTCAATGTTTTGAATTTAGCTTTCTTTAAATATTTCTACTTCTTAACGGACCTCGTCGGCGTCGCATTAGGGATGCGGGAATTACAGAGCAAGGCAAGTTTGGATATTCTTGTTTCTAAAGCCCTAGGATGGGCGGGTTTCGAAGTAATTTTACCCCTTACGATCAGTTATTATACATTTCAATTAATTTCGCTTGCCGTGGATAAGAAAAAAGGATCGATACCGGAGGAGATAACGATTTCCCGGATATCTTCTTATGTCCTTCTATTCCCGGTAATGATCGCGGGACCCATTTTAAGATTTTCTGATGTTTCTGCGCAATTCAATTCGCCTAAGATGTCTCGCGGTGACATGGTCGACGGATTATGGTTGGTTCTCTTCGGATTATTAAAGAAATCAGTTCTATCCGTTTTAATGACCGGATCGATCTTTCCTGTTTTCGGAGAGCCGGCCATCTTTTCCGGCTGGGCATTACTTCGTACTATTTATTTTTTTGCGATTTATCTTTACTTGGATTTTTCAGGATTAACGGATATGGCGAGAGGACTAGGCCGATTATTAGGCTTCCAGTTGCCGCAAAACTTCAAGGCGCCTTTTTTTATGAACGGTTTCGGCGATTTTTGGAGAAGATGGCATCTAACGTTTTCATTCTGGATCCGAGATTATCTATATATTCCGCTAGGCGGATCTAGATTGGGAACTTTTAGGACCTGCATTAACTATCTGATAGCTTTCGGGATCGGGGGTTTATGGCACGGGGCCAATACAAACTACTTACTTTGGGGTTTATTTACGGGTGCATATCTCTCAATCGAACGAGTCTTTAAAGATTCCGGAATAAAACTTTTTCCCGATATTCCGTACGTGAAGCGAATCGTAACCTATCTTTTCGTTCTGCATATTTACTGTATTTCGTGGATCTTATTTTTTACTCCGACCGTTAGCACCGCTTTTGACGCCGTCGGACGGATTCTTACATGGGCTCCCGGACAGGATTTTCCGAACGCTGAGCCGTGTGTGTTTGCTTTGGCTGTTGCGATTTTTTTCCATTGTACCGAAGAATGGCCGGAAAAATTCCGGATCTCCGATAGGATCAAAGCGTTCACTTTACCTCTCGCATGGATTCTGATTTTACTGGCTTTGCCGAACGGCAATGCCGACTTCTTTTACGGACAATTTTAA
- a CDS encoding DUF1574 domain-containing protein: MKRIFIYYPFLFLFLLFCADKIFTLEYFRDSFYQDGNPVYYSQRRSLFQRMLKDPKIQERNLAIAFGDSRAYPYSEKALEEKMRKDWVLYNFAGPQAVPAYGLYWLRKTVQAGVKPKAVFYVVSPEAFDDSKGLMYEPFLRLGADEEFIHTYWNHLTISDKLDILKERIFVYRKVKPSFKLFWSRLTAGNLDEYDPAFNDERIILDMTNGEQMAYATATNNPKKLAKDAIRLKSIYLSGFTVSDTQFFFVEEFLKLCKENGIVAYIVWPRVYDGYRKGYYELGLDKIWWPRVRELTNKYDARSVDMNVSNSCDKYYDASHQDIFCIVDQIRLLMNDYYGKNKLPR; the protein is encoded by the coding sequence ATGAAACGTATTTTTATTTATTATCCCTTTCTCTTTTTATTTTTGCTGTTTTGCGCGGATAAGATTTTCACCCTCGAATATTTTCGCGATTCATTTTATCAGGACGGAAATCCCGTTTACTATTCTCAGAGAAGATCGCTGTTTCAAAGAATGCTAAAGGATCCGAAAATTCAAGAGAGAAATTTAGCGATAGCGTTCGGGGATTCTAGAGCATACCCTTATTCGGAAAAAGCACTCGAAGAGAAAATGAGAAAGGATTGGGTTCTCTATAATTTTGCGGGACCTCAGGCAGTTCCGGCTTACGGATTATATTGGTTAAGAAAGACGGTTCAAGCCGGAGTTAAACCGAAGGCGGTCTTTTACGTTGTGAGCCCGGAAGCCTTCGACGATTCGAAGGGTTTGATGTACGAACCTTTCTTGCGCCTCGGCGCGGACGAGGAGTTCATCCATACTTATTGGAATCATTTAACTATTTCGGACAAATTGGATATACTCAAGGAAAGGATCTTTGTTTATAGAAAAGTAAAGCCGAGCTTCAAACTATTTTGGTCGAGATTGACTGCCGGAAATCTGGACGAATACGATCCTGCATTTAACGACGAAAGAATCATCTTGGATATGACGAACGGAGAACAAATGGCGTATGCGACTGCGACCAACAATCCGAAGAAACTCGCGAAAGATGCGATTCGACTGAAAAGTATCTACCTTTCCGGATTTACGGTATCGGATACGCAATTTTTCTTCGTCGAAGAATTTTTAAAACTCTGTAAGGAAAATGGAATAGTCGCATATATAGTATGGCCGCGTGTATACGACGGTTATCGAAAAGGTTATTACGAATTAGGTTTGGACAAAATTTGGTGGCCCAGGGTCCGAGAGCTTACGAATAAATACGATGCTCGTTCCGTCGACATGAATGTCTCAAATTCCTGTGACAAATATTATGATGCTTCTCATCAGGATATCTTCTGCATTGTGGATCAAATTCGGCTTTTAATGAATGACTATTACGGAAAAAATAAATTGCCTAGATAA
- the fsa gene encoding fructose-6-phosphate aldolase — MELYLDTANVDEIKEIASYGLLDGVTTNPSLIAKSGRNFKDVIKEICAIVPGPVSAEVLATKHEEMLKEADELVAIAKNVVIKVPLIPEGLKAVVKLTEKGIPTNVTLCFSAPQALLAAKAGATYISPFIGRIDDTSWDGMDLISEIREIYDNYGYETKILAASIRGPMHLKESALRGADCATMPISAYQQLFKHPLTDIGLEKFLEDAKKLKW; from the coding sequence GTGGAATTATATTTAGATACGGCAAACGTCGACGAAATCAAAGAGATTGCCTCTTACGGCCTACTCGACGGCGTTACTACCAATCCCTCTCTTATTGCAAAGTCGGGGCGCAACTTTAAAGATGTAATCAAGGAAATTTGCGCAATCGTCCCAGGTCCTGTAAGCGCGGAAGTTCTCGCAACCAAACACGAGGAAATGCTGAAAGAAGCGGATGAACTCGTAGCCATCGCTAAGAATGTCGTCATCAAAGTTCCTTTGATTCCGGAGGGATTAAAGGCGGTCGTAAAATTGACCGAAAAAGGTATTCCGACTAACGTAACATTATGCTTTTCCGCCCCCCAAGCTCTTCTTGCAGCTAAAGCAGGCGCCACTTATATTTCTCCCTTTATAGGTAGAATCGACGATACGTCCTGGGACGGAATGGATTTGATTTCAGAGATCCGCGAAATTTACGATAACTACGGCTACGAGACGAAAATACTCGCCGCCTCGATCCGCGGCCCGATGCACTTGAAAGAATCTGCACTACGAGGAGCCGATTGTGCGACTATGCCTATCTCCGCTTACCAACAGCTTTTCAAACATCCACTAACCGATATAGGGTTGGAAAAATTTTTAGAAGACGCCAAAAAACTGAAATGGTGA
- the purH gene encoding bifunctional phosphoribosylaminoimidazolecarboxamide formyltransferase/IMP cyclohydrolase — protein MIKISRALISVSDKTGLIGFAKYLDSKGVEIISTGGTLKALQDSGIKAVAIDDYTGFPEILDGRVKTLHPKVHGGLLGVISNPEHQKKMDELGIPKIDLVVVNLYPFLKTVSKPGVQLDEAIENIDIGGPSMIRSAAKNYRHTIVVTDPNDYKTVEESMVVNDGSVDADTSFLLMRKAFSHTSMYDTAISSWFNKLAGEKFPDILNLSFTKKQKLRYGENPHQGAAFYEPLFTKSEFSPLQGKELSFNNMLDFDSAFHISALLPDNTVCIIKHLNPCGIAYADDPLEAFRLAKRTDPVSAFGGVIGIKGKVSGELAALIGELFVEGVIAQKFEKEALDYFAKKPNVRLIEIENFQEALDEMDLRPIHHGLLLQDRDYATISEKDLKVVTKKQPTEEDIRGLMFAWSTVKFIKSNAIVYTEENATLGIGAGQMSRVDSVQLGATKALNVGLSVVGSYVASDAFFPFRDGIDAIAKAGAKAIIQPGGSIRDEEVIQAADEHGLIMVFTGMRHFRH, from the coding sequence ATGATTAAAATAAGCCGCGCACTCATTTCTGTTAGCGACAAAACCGGTCTAATCGGTTTCGCCAAGTATCTCGATTCCAAAGGCGTCGAAATCATCTCCACCGGAGGGACTCTAAAAGCACTGCAGGACAGCGGAATTAAAGCAGTCGCGATCGATGACTATACCGGCTTTCCGGAAATTCTAGACGGTCGGGTTAAGACACTTCATCCGAAAGTCCACGGAGGACTTTTAGGCGTAATTTCCAATCCGGAACACCAAAAAAAAATGGACGAGCTTGGAATCCCTAAGATAGACCTGGTCGTCGTGAATCTTTATCCGTTCTTAAAAACGGTTTCTAAGCCCGGCGTCCAATTGGACGAAGCTATCGAGAATATAGATATCGGCGGTCCCTCCATGATCCGATCCGCGGCGAAAAATTATCGGCACACGATCGTAGTCACCGATCCGAACGACTATAAAACGGTGGAAGAGTCGATGGTCGTAAACGACGGTTCGGTTGATGCTGATACTTCCTTTCTTCTGATGAGAAAGGCATTCTCTCATACGAGCATGTATGATACCGCAATCTCTTCCTGGTTCAATAAACTTGCAGGCGAAAAATTTCCCGACATACTCAACCTCTCATTCACTAAAAAACAAAAGCTCAGATACGGAGAAAATCCGCACCAAGGAGCCGCGTTTTACGAACCTCTTTTTACGAAGAGCGAATTCTCTCCCCTGCAAGGAAAGGAACTTTCGTTTAACAACATGCTGGATTTCGATTCCGCATTTCATATATCCGCATTATTACCCGACAATACCGTTTGTATCATAAAGCACTTGAATCCTTGCGGAATCGCTTATGCTGACGATCCTTTGGAAGCATTTCGCTTAGCAAAGAGGACCGATCCGGTTTCTGCGTTTGGAGGAGTCATCGGAATCAAAGGAAAGGTTTCGGGCGAATTAGCCGCTCTGATAGGCGAATTATTCGTTGAAGGCGTGATCGCCCAAAAGTTCGAAAAGGAAGCTCTGGATTATTTCGCCAAAAAACCGAATGTTCGTTTAATAGAGATTGAAAACTTTCAAGAAGCATTGGATGAAATGGACCTGAGGCCGATTCATCATGGGCTATTGTTGCAGGATCGGGATTACGCTACAATTTCGGAAAAAGATCTAAAAGTGGTAACTAAGAAGCAGCCGACAGAAGAAGACATTCGCGGATTGATGTTCGCTTGGTCCACGGTTAAGTTTATTAAGTCAAACGCTATCGTGTACACCGAGGAAAATGCAACGTTAGGAATCGGCGCCGGCCAAATGTCAAGAGTCGACTCTGTCCAATTAGGTGCCACGAAAGCGTTAAATGTAGGACTCTCGGTCGTAGGATCGTACGTGGCCAGCGACGCCTTTTTTCCTTTCCGGGATGGAATCGACGCGATCGCGAAAGCGGGAGCAAAGGCGATCATCCAACCGGGCGGTTCTATCAGAGATGAGGAAGTGATTCAAGCGGCCGATGAGCACGGCTTGATTATGGTGTTTACCGGCATGAGGCATTTCCGACACTAA
- the purN gene encoding phosphoribosylglycinamide formyltransferase — protein sequence MASLFPKPRKKLVFLASGRGSNLEAVLSAVKKRKIPGIPQFLFSDEPNAPAINIATKYGLPTKILEYKSFSRKEDYHASLLEILDSAAPDLIVACGYMRILRSEIIRRFENRIINIHPSLLPSFPGLNAQKQAFEYGVKIAGCTAHFVDEGVDSGPIILQGSVKIDSKMTERELTLAILKEEHKILPLAVKLFCEDRLSIKNRKVSIL from the coding sequence TTGGCAAGCCTGTTTCCTAAACCCAGAAAAAAGCTTGTTTTTTTAGCCTCCGGTCGCGGTTCCAACTTGGAAGCAGTCCTTTCGGCGGTCAAAAAGCGAAAAATTCCCGGAATTCCTCAATTTCTGTTTTCGGACGAGCCAAATGCACCGGCTATCAATATCGCTACAAAATACGGTCTGCCAACTAAGATATTAGAATATAAATCTTTCTCTCGAAAGGAAGATTACCATGCCTCTCTCTTAGAAATCCTGGATTCGGCCGCCCCGGATCTTATCGTGGCCTGCGGATATATGAGAATTCTACGGTCGGAGATCATCCGTAGATTTGAGAATAGAATCATCAATATCCATCCGTCGCTACTACCCTCTTTTCCGGGATTGAACGCGCAAAAGCAGGCGTTCGAATACGGAGTCAAAATTGCCGGCTGCACCGCTCATTTTGTGGACGAAGGCGTGGATTCGGGACCGATCATTCTCCAAGGATCCGTGAAAATCGACTCGAAGATGACGGAAAGAGAATTGACTCTGGCCATTCTCAAAGAGGAACATAAAATCCTGCCTCTCGCAGTGAAACTCTTCTGCGAAGATAGGCTCTCCATTAAAAATAGGAAGGTCTCCATCCTCTAG
- the fliS gene encoding flagellar export chaperone FliS translates to MSLARKSTASVEQYKSNEISTVSQGRLIVMLYEGAIRFLNVAIENNTPRKYDVVNNNILKAQDIVTELMLALNLEDGGEVANNLLGIYVYVKKRLLEANMRKDSEIMKEIIKYLEDLKSAWDEVEKKEKGSVVAMPTPGTRSSGLSLQG, encoded by the coding sequence ATGTCACTTGCTAGAAAATCGACGGCCTCTGTCGAACAGTACAAATCCAATGAAATTTCTACTGTTAGTCAGGGACGGCTTATCGTAATGCTTTATGAAGGAGCGATTCGCTTCTTAAATGTGGCGATAGAAAATAATACGCCCCGCAAGTATGATGTGGTTAATAACAATATCCTAAAAGCCCAGGATATTGTTACGGAATTAATGCTGGCTTTGAATTTGGAAGACGGCGGAGAGGTTGCAAATAATCTGCTCGGCATTTACGTTTACGTAAAAAAACGTCTTTTAGAAGCAAATATGCGGAAAGATTCCGAGATTATGAAGGAAATTATCAAATATCTTGAAGATCTTAAAAGCGCCTGGGACGAAGTAGAGAAAAAAGAAAAAGGTTCCGTAGTAGCGATGCCGACTCCAGGTACTCGTAGTTCGGGACTCTCTCTCCAAGGCTAA
- a CDS encoding molecular chaperone DnaJ gives MEDGDLLSRALDFYGLPKKYNEDLVRSRFRELSRKYHPDSGEFESDVLFKELVNLRDVLLESLGKYEESNSHSRKEERREDRDGFLTYKAAKQIAADALEEYFKKTEGNPVFLNPEENSELRKLRINLMEAKTVLQEFIRNYPTSIWRSDAEETLKRIGVWFRS, from the coding sequence TTGGAAGACGGGGACCTGTTAAGTCGGGCGCTTGATTTTTACGGACTTCCAAAAAAATATAACGAAGACTTAGTCCGATCTAGGTTCAGAGAATTATCCAGAAAATACCATCCTGATTCCGGTGAATTCGAAAGCGATGTTCTATTTAAGGAACTAGTAAATTTGCGGGATGTCTTACTCGAATCGTTAGGTAAGTATGAGGAATCCAATTCTCATTCCCGCAAAGAGGAGCGAAGAGAAGATAGAGACGGTTTTCTAACTTATAAAGCCGCTAAACAAATAGCCGCCGATGCTTTGGAGGAATACTTTAAAAAGACGGAAGGAAATCCCGTTTTTTTAAACCCGGAGGAAAACTCCGAACTTAGAAAGCTAAGAATCAACTTAATGGAAGCTAAGACAGTATTGCAGGAGTTCATCCGGAATTATCCGACTAGCATTTGGAGATCGGATGCGGAAGAAACCTTAAAAAGGATCGGAGTTTGGTTTCGATCCTGA
- a CDS encoding LIC11661 family lipoprotein has product MNKNTVTIRSAILPFLCLFVAITDCSRNYSNTPIVTAPPTIIAVTPIATGYEIRLRAGNAEFLFNGYTLFTGSTAFNSRNPSSFTQGVPCQLPLNLIPNQPIEYSIEVSPTAGPLAVVPTGSSQNANRVCKIVTTISTGQYITLRSSVLALNLVGGTAKDVFVFSLPSNTVIVP; this is encoded by the coding sequence ATGAATAAAAATACCGTAACGATCCGGTCAGCAATTCTTCCATTCCTCTGTCTATTTGTCGCAATTACGGACTGTTCGAGAAATTATTCGAACACTCCTATCGTAACCGCTCCTCCGACGATTATAGCTGTCACCCCGATTGCCACCGGATATGAAATCCGTTTGCGTGCCGGTAATGCCGAATTTCTTTTTAACGGGTACACTCTATTTACCGGAAGCACTGCGTTCAATTCGAGAAACCCGTCTAGCTTTACCCAAGGCGTTCCCTGTCAATTACCCCTCAATCTGATTCCCAATCAACCGATCGAATATTCGATTGAAGTCAGTCCGACTGCAGGACCTCTCGCGGTAGTTCCTACAGGTTCTTCCCAAAATGCGAATCGGGTCTGTAAAATCGTTACGACTATTTCAACCGGACAATATATAACTCTACGATCTTCCGTGCTTGCTTTAAATTTGGTGGGAGGTACGGCCAAAGACGTATTCGTATTCTCTTTACCTTCTAATACGGTTATCGTTCCATAA
- a CDS encoding HNH endonuclease, translated as MDVLGQPVLVLNATYVPVAIRTVRDAIVLLLLNKAELIKDEKNLLIRSEKLKLTAPRIILLTDYYKVPRKRHKLSRENIFLRDNYECVYCRRKLPTSRLTLDHVIPKSRWEEIAKERKPAEYHTWENLVTACRDCNTKKGNKLLHELKWELPENRSTNRRRIPLFSVSDQLAEKFGWAEYIRT; from the coding sequence ATGGACGTCCTCGGTCAGCCGGTCTTGGTGCTGAACGCAACCTACGTTCCGGTTGCCATTCGTACGGTAAGGGATGCGATTGTTCTTCTTCTTCTCAATAAAGCCGAATTAATTAAAGACGAAAAAAACCTCCTGATCCGTTCTGAAAAATTAAAGTTAACTGCACCTAGAATTATCCTTTTGACGGATTATTATAAAGTTCCTAGAAAACGACACAAACTCTCCAGAGAAAATATTTTTCTGCGAGACAATTACGAATGCGTGTATTGCCGAAGGAAGCTTCCTACTTCTAGACTCACCCTAGATCATGTGATACCGAAAAGTCGCTGGGAAGAGATCGCTAAAGAGCGGAAACCCGCCGAATATCATACCTGGGAAAATTTAGTAACTGCTTGTCGCGATTGCAATACTAAGAAAGGCAACAAGTTGCTTCACGAATTGAAATGGGAACTTCCTGAAAATCGATCGACAAACAGGAGGCGTATCCCACTGTTTTCCGTATCCGACCAATTGGCCGAAAAATTCGGTTGGGCGGAATATATCCGCACATAA